One stretch of Flavobacterium sp. 9 DNA includes these proteins:
- the mtaB gene encoding tRNA (N(6)-L-threonylcarbamoyladenosine(37)-C(2))-methylthiotransferase MtaB encodes MENRKKVAFYTLGCKLNFSETSTIARNFNDEGFDRVDFEEVADIYVINTCSVTENADKQFKQVVKKAMKLNDKAFVAAVGCYAQLKPEELAAVDGVDLVLGATEKFKITDYINDLSKNDMGEVHSCEIAEADFYVGSYSIGDRTRAFLKVQDGCDYKCTYCTIPLARGISRSDALENVLQNAKEISAQNIKEIVLTGVNIGDYGKGEFGNKKHEHTFLDLVQALDKVEGIERLRISSIEPNLLKNETIEFVSKSRTFVPHFHIPLQSGSNDILKLMKRRYLREVYTERVNKIREVMPHACIGVDVIVGFPGETDEHFLETYHFLNEMDISYLHVFTYSERDNTEAANMSGVVPANVRAKRSKMLRGLSVKKRRAFYESQLGSNRTVLFESENKEGYIHGFTENYVKVKTPWNPELVNTLQEINLTKIDEDGSVRLEFLNKLAEA; translated from the coding sequence ATGGAAAATAGAAAAAAAGTTGCCTTTTATACGCTTGGTTGCAAATTGAATTTCTCAGAGACTTCTACAATTGCCAGAAACTTCAATGACGAAGGTTTTGATCGCGTTGATTTTGAAGAAGTAGCTGATATTTATGTCATCAATACCTGTTCAGTTACAGAGAATGCTGATAAACAATTTAAGCAAGTCGTAAAAAAAGCAATGAAACTTAATGATAAAGCTTTTGTCGCTGCCGTAGGTTGTTATGCACAATTGAAACCTGAGGAATTGGCAGCAGTTGATGGTGTTGATTTAGTTTTGGGCGCGACAGAAAAGTTTAAAATTACCGATTATATTAATGACTTAAGCAAAAACGATATGGGTGAAGTTCATTCATGCGAAATAGCTGAAGCTGATTTCTACGTTGGTAGTTATTCTATTGGAGACAGAACTCGTGCTTTCCTGAAAGTTCAGGATGGTTGTGATTATAAATGTACGTATTGTACGATTCCGTTAGCGAGAGGAATTTCGAGAAGTGATGCATTAGAAAATGTATTGCAAAATGCCAAAGAAATTTCAGCGCAAAACATCAAAGAAATTGTTTTGACTGGAGTAAATATCGGTGATTACGGAAAAGGAGAATTCGGAAATAAAAAACACGAACATACATTTCTTGATTTAGTTCAGGCTTTGGATAAAGTGGAAGGAATTGAGCGTTTAAGAATTTCATCAATCGAACCAAATTTATTGAAGAATGAAACGATTGAGTTTGTTTCTAAAAGCAGAACTTTTGTACCTCATTTTCATATTCCGTTGCAATCCGGAAGTAACGATATTTTGAAATTAATGAAACGCCGTTATTTGCGTGAAGTTTATACAGAAAGAGTAAACAAGATTCGCGAAGTAATGCCACACGCTTGTATTGGTGTTGATGTTATTGTTGGTTTTCCTGGTGAAACAGACGAACACTTTTTAGAAACGTATCATTTCCTGAATGAAATGGATATTTCTTATTTGCACGTTTTCACTTATTCAGAAAGAGATAATACAGAAGCTGCAAATATGTCGGGAGTTGTTCCAGCAAATGTAAGAGCAAAACGTAGTAAAATGTTACGTGGATTATCCGTTAAAAAACGTCGTGCTTTTTACGAAAGTCAATTAGGATCTAACAGAACGGTTTTATTCGAAAGTGAAAATAAAGAAGGATACATTCATGGTTTTACCGAAAATTACGTAAAAGTAAAAACACCTTGGAATCCTGAATTGGTAAATACATTACAAGAAATCAACTTAACAAAAATCGACGAAGACGGAAGCGTTCGTTTAGAGTTTTTGAACAAATTAGCTGAGGCTTAA
- a CDS encoding GNAT family N-acetyltransferase: MKEPIETERLLLRELQFSDVDGIFELESNPNVHLYVGNKPITHIDQSRAYIEFIHKQYKDFGTGRWAVILKETNEFIGWSGIKFITNEINSHKDFYEIGYRFIEKHWGKGYATEAGKAFVDYAFNVMKVDALYAYADAGNENSRRILEKLGLRYVNSFEYEEELEVWYELKNPNL, from the coding sequence ATGAAAGAGCCAATAGAAACAGAGCGATTACTTTTGAGGGAATTACAGTTTTCTGATGTTGATGGAATTTTTGAATTAGAATCTAATCCAAACGTGCATTTATATGTTGGCAATAAACCTATTACTCATATTGACCAAAGTCGCGCTTATATCGAATTTATTCATAAGCAATATAAAGATTTTGGAACTGGTCGTTGGGCTGTTATTCTTAAAGAAACCAATGAGTTTATTGGCTGGTCCGGAATTAAGTTTATTACAAATGAAATCAATAGTCATAAAGATTTTTATGAAATTGGATATCGTTTCATCGAAAAACATTGGGGAAAAGGATATGCCACTGAAGCCGGAAAAGCTTTTGTAGATTATGCGTTTAATGTAATGAAAGTTGATGCATTGTATGCTTATGCAGATGCAGGAAACGAAAATTCAAGAAGAATTCTGGAAAAACTAGGTTTACGTTATGTAAATTCTTTTGAATATGAAGAAGAATTGGAAGTTTGGTATGAATTGAAAAATCCAAACTTATAG
- a CDS encoding Cof-type HAD-IIB family hydrolase, translated as MQYKMLVLDMDDTLLTDDHKISELNKKVILEAQAKGVYVVLASGRPTSAMTAYAKELELDLNNSYIISFNGAIISTVKDDIVLFEQSLTPEQIHDLYDYSIKMKTHIITYIDGEIVSETDSEYIEIEKDITGLPHNKVPSFKDAVTKPAVKCILLAEPSYLKELEKDLKLAMPNLSIAMSKPFFLEAAQKGIDKAASLKLLAEKLNIHQSEIIAVGNAGNDLTMIEYAGLGVWVDNVTPELRDRADVIVASNNDNGVAEVVERYILN; from the coding sequence ATGCAATATAAAATGTTAGTGCTCGACATGGATGATACCTTGTTGACAGACGATCATAAAATTTCGGAATTAAATAAAAAAGTAATTCTTGAAGCGCAGGCAAAAGGTGTTTATGTGGTTTTGGCTTCCGGCCGGCCGACATCTGCAATGACAGCTTATGCAAAAGAGTTAGAATTAGACTTGAATAATTCGTATATTATTTCGTTTAACGGAGCTATAATCAGTACTGTAAAAGATGATATTGTACTATTTGAACAAAGTTTAACGCCGGAGCAAATTCATGATTTATACGATTATAGTATAAAAATGAAAACTCATATTATCACTTATATCGATGGTGAAATTGTAAGTGAAACCGATTCTGAGTATATCGAAATAGAAAAAGATATTACCGGATTGCCACATAATAAAGTACCAAGTTTTAAAGATGCAGTTACTAAGCCTGCAGTGAAATGTATTTTATTGGCAGAACCTTCTTATTTAAAAGAATTAGAAAAAGATCTAAAATTGGCAATGCCGAATTTGAGTATTGCAATGTCAAAACCTTTTTTCTTAGAAGCAGCACAAAAGGGTATTGATAAAGCAGCTAGTTTAAAACTTTTGGCTGAAAAGCTAAATATTCACCAAAGTGAAATTATTGCCGTAGGAAACGCAGGAAATGATTTAACCATGATTGAATATGCCGGACTTGGAGTTTGGGTTGATAATGTAACGCCTGAGTTGCGTGACAGAGCCGATGTAATTGTTGCTTCAAATAATGATAATGGAGTTGCTGAGGTTGTAGAACGCTATATTTTGAACTAA
- a CDS encoding putative signal transducing protein, translated as MGLMKVYSGSEVLALALQERLEEAGVETVKKDNIQSARLGGYGGSDLAVEVFIQETDFAKANPVIEEFRMSI; from the coding sequence ATGGGATTAATGAAAGTGTATTCAGGAAGTGAAGTTTTAGCACTTGCTTTACAAGAAAGATTAGAAGAAGCGGGAGTAGAAACAGTAAAAAAAGATAACATTCAATCTGCACGTTTAGGCGGTTATGGTGGATCTGATTTAGCGGTTGAAGTATTTATTCAGGAAACAGATTTTGCAAAAGCAAATCCGGTTATTGAAGAATTTAGAATGAGTATCTAA
- a CDS encoding alpha/beta hydrolase has product MEIIKTFKFLAIVLLAFFVVIYVVIVSYVYFNQVEMVFLGSKLSKDYKFDYQQKFEELNIKSFDGANLNGLLFKAENSKGLVFYLHGNAGTLETWGKIAKVYTNLGYDIFILDYRSFGKSEGEIENEEQLNKDISIAYKTLTKRYPENKVIIAGYSIGSGFATILASENNPKALILQSPYYSFTELSSTKVPFFPDFMKKFSLETYEYLPKVKAPIYIFHGMQDQLIPYENSIRLKELLKYKVHFYPLKNQEHSFMNENSDFQNQLKIILE; this is encoded by the coding sequence ATGGAAATAATAAAGACATTTAAATTTTTAGCGATTGTTCTTTTAGCGTTTTTCGTTGTGATTTATGTTGTTATTGTTTCCTATGTCTATTTCAATCAGGTTGAAATGGTTTTCTTAGGTTCGAAACTTTCGAAAGACTATAAGTTTGATTATCAACAGAAATTTGAAGAATTGAACATTAAGTCTTTTGACGGCGCAAACCTAAACGGACTTTTGTTTAAAGCAGAAAATTCAAAAGGATTGGTTTTTTATCTTCATGGGAATGCCGGAACATTAGAAACCTGGGGGAAAATTGCAAAAGTTTATACCAATTTAGGATATGATATTTTTATCTTAGATTACAGAAGTTTTGGTAAAAGTGAAGGCGAAATTGAGAACGAAGAGCAGTTAAATAAAGATATTTCTATTGCATACAAAACATTAACGAAGCGATATCCTGAAAATAAAGTTATTATCGCGGGTTATTCAATTGGTTCCGGATTTGCTACTATTTTGGCGTCTGAGAATAATCCCAAAGCTTTGATTTTGCAATCTCCTTATTATAGTTTTACAGAATTGTCGAGTACCAAAGTACCGTTTTTTCCGGATTTCATGAAGAAATTCAGCTTAGAAACTTATGAGTATTTACCTAAAGTCAAGGCGCCAATTTATATTTTTCACGGAATGCAGGATCAATTGATTCCTTATGAAAATTCAATTCGGTTAAAAGAACTTTTGAAATATAAAGTTCATTTTTATCCGTTAAAAAATCAGGAACATAGTTTCATGAATGAAAACAGTGATTTTCAAAATCAACTCAAAATAATATTAGAATAA
- a CDS encoding DEAD/DEAH box helicase, protein MKLKKINEKLQDALIENGLTEANILQQETFSTIKSGADCIILSPAGSGKSTTIVLNVIQQLSGHTEESPRALIFVEDKTKVLEMVELFEKYGKYSKLEIYGVHDKGDMDYDKNYISTGIDVLIGTPNKLSDMFTTAGYNVNRLKMFIIDDADPMLKLRHETKIMRISNSITKTQRIIFAEQLTERIEILADKMLLEPYIFDMDEEGEEELDEEEDEIQEEE, encoded by the coding sequence ATGAAACTAAAAAAAATAAACGAGAAGTTACAAGACGCTTTAATTGAAAATGGTTTAACAGAAGCAAATATCTTGCAGCAAGAAACTTTTTCGACAATAAAAAGTGGTGCAGATTGTATCATTCTTTCTCCTGCGGGAAGCGGAAAATCGACTACGATTGTGTTGAATGTAATTCAGCAATTGTCAGGGCATACAGAAGAATCGCCACGTGCTTTGATTTTTGTAGAAGACAAAACTAAAGTTTTGGAAATGGTTGAGCTTTTCGAAAAATATGGAAAGTATTCTAAGCTTGAAATTTATGGTGTGCATGACAAAGGCGACATGGATTATGATAAAAATTACATTTCGACAGGAATTGATGTTTTAATCGGAACGCCAAATAAATTGAGCGATATGTTTACTACAGCGGGTTACAATGTAAACCGTTTAAAAATGTTTATTATTGACGATGCAGATCCTATGTTGAAATTACGTCACGAAACTAAAATCATGCGTATTTCGAACAGTATCACAAAAACACAGCGTATTATTTTTGCTGAACAATTGACAGAACGTATCGAAATTTTGGCAGACAAAATGTTGTTGGAGCCTTATATATTTGATATGGATGAAGAAGGCGAAGAAGAACTTGATGAAGAAGAAGACGAAATTCAAGAGGAAGAGTAA
- a CDS encoding sigma-54 dependent transcriptional regulator yields MSKILIIEDEASIRRVLVKILSEENDTYQVDEAEDGVAGLDKIKNNDYDLVLCDIKMPKMDGVEVLEEVKKIKPEIPMVMISGHGDMETAIHTMRLGAFDYISKPPDLNRLLNTVRNALDKKQLVVENKILKKKVSKNYEMVGESEAINHIKVMIDKVAQTEARVLITGPNGTGKELVAHQLHEKSERSNFPLIEVNCAAIPSELIESELFGHVKGAFTSAVKDRAGKFEAADKGTIFLDEIGDMSLSAQAKVLRALQESMITRVGAEKDIKVDVRVVAATNKDLKVEIAEGRFREDLYHRLAVILIKVPPLNERRDDIPALITHFTEKIASEQGNAVKVFSAQAIKLLQEYDWTGNIRELRNVVERLIILGGSEISENDVKMFASK; encoded by the coding sequence ATGAGTAAAATACTAATTATAGAAGACGAAGCATCGATCAGAAGAGTTTTGGTAAAAATTTTATCAGAAGAAAATGATACGTATCAGGTAGATGAAGCGGAAGATGGAGTTGCAGGTCTTGACAAAATAAAAAACAACGATTACGATTTGGTTTTGTGCGATATCAAAATGCCAAAAATGGACGGTGTTGAGGTTTTAGAGGAAGTAAAGAAAATAAAACCTGAAATTCCGATGGTCATGATTTCTGGTCACGGCGATATGGAAACAGCGATTCATACCATGCGTTTGGGAGCTTTTGATTATATCTCAAAACCACCAGATTTAAATCGTTTATTAAATACCGTTCGTAATGCTTTGGATAAAAAACAACTTGTAGTTGAGAATAAGATTCTAAAGAAAAAAGTTAGTAAAAACTACGAAATGGTAGGCGAGAGTGAAGCTATTAATCATATTAAAGTGATGATTGATAAAGTAGCTCAGACAGAAGCGAGAGTTTTGATTACGGGACCAAACGGAACCGGAAAAGAATTAGTAGCGCATCAATTACACGAAAAAAGTGAGCGTTCGAATTTTCCTTTAATAGAAGTAAACTGTGCTGCGATTCCGAGTGAATTGATCGAAAGTGAATTGTTTGGTCACGTAAAAGGTGCCTTTACATCAGCGGTTAAAGATCGTGCCGGAAAGTTTGAAGCGGCAGATAAAGGAACTATTTTCTTAGATGAAATTGGTGATATGAGTCTTTCGGCGCAAGCCAAAGTTTTACGAGCTTTACAAGAAAGTATGATTACGAGAGTTGGAGCTGAAAAAGATATCAAAGTTGATGTTCGCGTTGTGGCTGCAACCAATAAAGATTTAAAAGTTGAAATTGCCGAAGGTCGTTTCCGTGAAGATTTATACCATCGTTTGGCTGTGATTTTGATTAAAGTTCCGCCATTGAATGAAAGACGTGATGATATTCCGGCTTTGATTACGCATTTTACTGAGAAAATTGCTTCGGAACAAGGAAATGCTGTGAAAGTATTTTCGGCGCAAGCCATAAAATTATTACAAGAATACGATTGGACTGGGAATATCCGTGAACTTCGAAATGTTGTCGAAAGATTAATCATTTTAGGAGGAAGCGAAATTTCTGAAAATGACGTAAAAATGTTTGCAAGCAAATAG
- a CDS encoding ABC transporter permease encodes MSIISLIIKREFIAKVRNKSFVVMTFLSPLLFVAIAGFIGYLSSMKAETKQIAIHDETGLFANDFIKQNKKEAEFKYLNLSEIDVKALKDSITNESFDGLIIIPKTNNLKDLESKIEFISNNSPSIVFIEKTQDVIAEKITKINLEAANLDTLAIQKAQSAVNIHLVKASGEESLKGLNEIKIGIGGAFGYLIMMFIIIYGNMVMRSVIEEKTNRIIEIIISSVKPFQLMIGKIVGTSLAGLLQFMIWAIIGLGLMFAASAFFGVNVGPTARISPELMQTAQHEMSGTAQMYISELWNLPIASILIGFVIYFIGGYFLYSSFYAAIGAAVDNQTDSQQFLLPIIMPLILSVYIGFFTVVNDPHGTIAVVFSMIPLTSPIVMLMRLPFGVPWWQVAISVSLLFATFFLVVWFAAKIYRIGILMYGKKPTWKELYKWLKY; translated from the coding sequence ATGAGTATAATTTCATTAATTATAAAAAGAGAGTTTATTGCAAAAGTTCGCAATAAATCTTTTGTTGTCATGACTTTTTTAAGTCCGTTATTGTTTGTGGCAATTGCTGGATTTATTGGTTATTTGAGTTCGATGAAAGCCGAAACTAAACAAATTGCAATTCACGATGAAACTGGTTTGTTTGCAAATGATTTTATCAAACAAAATAAAAAAGAGGCAGAATTTAAATATCTGAATTTATCTGAAATTGATGTAAAAGCATTAAAAGACAGTATTACAAATGAAAGTTTTGACGGTTTAATTATTATTCCGAAAACAAATAATTTAAAAGATTTAGAAAGTAAAATTGAGTTTATTTCGAACAATAGTCCAAGTATTGTTTTTATCGAAAAAACACAAGATGTTATTGCCGAGAAAATTACCAAAATCAATTTAGAAGCAGCAAATCTAGATACTCTTGCAATACAAAAAGCACAATCTGCAGTTAATATTCATTTGGTAAAAGCTTCGGGAGAAGAAAGTCTAAAAGGATTAAATGAAATAAAAATTGGTATTGGCGGAGCATTTGGATATTTAATTATGATGTTCATTATCATTTACGGAAATATGGTAATGCGAAGCGTGATCGAAGAAAAAACAAACCGTATTATAGAAATCATTATTTCGTCAGTAAAACCATTTCAGTTGATGATTGGTAAAATTGTCGGAACTTCGCTTGCAGGATTATTGCAATTTATGATTTGGGCTATAATTGGTTTAGGATTAATGTTTGCAGCGTCGGCATTTTTTGGCGTAAATGTTGGTCCAACGGCAAGAATTTCACCGGAATTAATGCAAACAGCACAACACGAAATGTCGGGAACGGCACAAATGTATATTAGCGAATTATGGAATTTACCAATTGCAAGTATCTTAATTGGTTTTGTAATTTATTTCATCGGAGGATACTTTTTGTACAGTTCGTTTTATGCCGCAATTGGAGCAGCAGTTGACAATCAAACCGATTCACAACAGTTTCTTTTGCCTATTATTATGCCGCTTATTTTAAGTGTTTATATCGGATTTTTTACGGTTGTAAATGATCCACACGGAACAATTGCTGTAGTGTTTTCGATGATTCCGCTGACCTCGCCAATTGTTATGTTAATGCGACTTCCGTTTGGAGTGCCGTGGTGGCAAGTTGCGATTTCGGTATCATTATTGTTTGCTACCTTTTTCCTTGTTGTGTGGTTCGCTGCAAAAATCTACCGAATTGGTATTTTAATGTACGGCAAAAAACCAACCTGGAAAGAATTGTATAAATGGCTTAAATATTAA
- a CDS encoding ABC transporter ATP-binding protein codes for MSNLLEVHKVVKQYGDYVALNEVSLNVPKGSIYGLLGPNGAGKTSLIRIINQITLPDSGEVILDGEKLQPKHVQTIGYLPEERGLYTSMKVGEQCLYLAQMKGLSKAEAKIQLEYWFDRLGIQGWWNKKIQELSKGMAQKIQFVVCVLHKPKLLIFDEPFSGFDPVNANVIKDEILALKEQGATIIFSTHRMESVEELCDHIALIHKSNKLIEGKLSDVKRQFRTNSFEVGILTSNVEGLMYDITQKFTVSPANFKSLNDDLKLDIQIGNATPNELLNILTQRGQVTHFVEKIPSVNDIFIQTVTENKV; via the coding sequence ATGAGCAACTTACTCGAAGTACATAAAGTCGTAAAACAATACGGTGATTATGTAGCGCTTAACGAAGTTTCATTAAATGTACCAAAAGGTAGTATTTATGGACTATTAGGTCCGAATGGAGCTGGAAAAACTTCCTTAATCCGAATTATAAATCAAATTACTTTGCCAGATAGTGGAGAAGTGATTTTAGACGGAGAAAAATTGCAGCCAAAACATGTGCAGACTATTGGTTATCTTCCTGAAGAAAGAGGATTATATACTTCAATGAAAGTAGGCGAGCAATGTTTGTATTTGGCACAAATGAAAGGACTTTCTAAAGCTGAAGCTAAAATACAACTAGAATATTGGTTTGATCGTTTAGGAATTCAGGGTTGGTGGAACAAGAAAATTCAGGAACTATCAAAAGGAATGGCGCAAAAGATTCAGTTTGTAGTTTGTGTATTGCATAAACCCAAATTGCTAATTTTTGATGAGCCTTTTTCAGGATTTGATCCTGTAAATGCAAATGTCATAAAAGATGAAATTTTGGCATTAAAAGAACAAGGCGCAACAATTATATTTTCGACTCATAGAATGGAAAGTGTTGAAGAACTTTGTGATCATATTGCTTTAATTCATAAATCGAATAAATTAATCGAAGGTAAGCTAAGTGATGTAAAGCGTCAATTTAGAACCAATAGTTTTGAAGTTGGAATTTTGACAAGCAACGTCGAAGGTTTGATGTATGATATCACACAAAAGTTTACCGTTTCTCCGGCAAATTTTAAATCGCTAAATGATGATTTGAAATTAGATATTCAGATAGGAAACGCAACGCCAAATGAGTTGTTGAATATATTGACTCAAAGAGGACAAGTAACACATTTTGTAGAAAAAATACCAAGTGTAAACGATATCTTTATTCAAACAGTAACTGAAAATAAAGTTTAG
- the dnaJ gene encoding molecular chaperone DnaJ translates to MKKDFYEILGISKNADAAEIKKAYRKSALKYHPDKNPGDKEAEENFKLAAEAYEVLSDPNKKAKYDQYGHQAFDGSGGFGGGHGGMNMDDIFSQFGDIFGGGFGGFGGGGGGPRRAKGSNLRIKVKLTLEEIANGVEKKVKVKRKVQAKGVTYKTCSTCNGQGQVMRVTNTILGRMQSASTCPTCGGSGQILDKRPSEADAQGMVQEDETVSIKIPAGVVDGMQLKVSNKGNDAPGNSIPGDLIVAIEELEHEFLKREGENIHYDLYISFPEAVLGVSKDIEAINGKVRIKLEEGIQSGKILRLKGKGIPSINGYGSGDLLVHVNVWTPKTLNKEQKQFFENALTDEHFVPSPEKSEKSFFEKVKDMFS, encoded by the coding sequence ATGAAAAAAGATTTTTACGAAATACTAGGCATTTCAAAAAATGCTGACGCTGCTGAAATTAAAAAAGCTTACAGAAAAAGTGCTTTGAAATATCATCCGGATAAAAATCCAGGCGACAAAGAGGCAGAAGAAAACTTTAAATTAGCGGCAGAAGCTTATGAAGTACTAAGCGATCCGAATAAAAAAGCTAAATACGATCAATACGGACACCAGGCATTTGATGGTTCAGGTGGTTTTGGTGGTGGTCACGGTGGTATGAATATGGATGACATTTTCAGCCAGTTTGGTGACATTTTTGGTGGAGGATTTGGTGGTTTCGGAGGCGGAGGCGGAGGTCCTCGTCGTGCTAAAGGAAGCAATCTTCGAATCAAAGTAAAATTGACTTTGGAAGAAATTGCAAATGGTGTTGAGAAAAAAGTAAAAGTAAAACGTAAAGTTCAGGCTAAAGGTGTAACATACAAAACGTGTTCGACTTGTAACGGTCAAGGGCAGGTAATGCGTGTAACTAATACTATTTTAGGAAGAATGCAATCTGCGTCAACTTGTCCTACTTGTGGCGGTTCAGGTCAGATTTTAGATAAAAGACCTTCTGAAGCAGATGCACAAGGAATGGTTCAGGAAGATGAAACTGTATCAATCAAAATTCCTGCAGGAGTTGTTGATGGTATGCAATTGAAAGTTTCTAATAAAGGAAACGATGCTCCGGGAAATAGTATTCCTGGTGATTTAATTGTTGCTATCGAAGAATTAGAGCACGAATTTTTGAAACGTGAAGGCGAAAACATTCACTATGATTTATACATCAGTTTTCCGGAAGCAGTTTTGGGAGTTTCTAAAGACATCGAAGCAATCAACGGAAAAGTTCGTATTAAGTTAGAAGAAGGTATTCAATCCGGAAAAATCTTAAGATTAAAAGGAAAAGGAATTCCAAGTATCAACGGATACGGAAGTGGTGATTTACTAGTTCACGTAAATGTTTGGACTCCAAAAACACTAAATAAAGAGCAAAAACAATTTTTTGAAAATGCTCTAACGGACGAACACTTTGTGCCAAGTCCTGAAAAATCAGAAAAATCATTTTTCGAAAAAGTAAAAGATATGTTTTCATAA
- a CDS encoding nucleotide exchange factor GrpE, whose product MKFKNIFKNKSNMTTENTEFDQELDEVTLENNANGEQLIVEELSVEEQLAQDLAKEKDKFLRLFAEFENYKKRTSKERMDLFKTANQEVLLAMLPVLDDFDRAAVEINKSEDENLKKGVELIHEKLKSTLVSKGLEQVEVRAGDAFNADFAEAITQIPAPSDKLKGKIVDVIEKGYKLGDKIIRFPKVVIGN is encoded by the coding sequence ATGAAGTTTAAGAATATTTTTAAAAATAAAAGTAATATGACTACGGAAAATACAGAATTCGATCAGGAATTAGATGAAGTAACGTTAGAGAACAATGCCAACGGAGAGCAATTGATTGTTGAAGAATTAAGTGTTGAAGAGCAATTGGCTCAAGACTTGGCAAAAGAAAAAGATAAGTTTTTGAGATTATTTGCAGAATTTGAAAATTACAAAAAAAGAACTTCAAAAGAACGTATGGATTTGTTTAAAACAGCAAACCAAGAGGTTTTATTGGCAATGTTGCCTGTTTTAGATGATTTTGACAGAGCTGCTGTAGAGATCAACAAATCAGAGGACGAAAATTTGAAAAAAGGTGTTGAGTTGATTCATGAAAAATTAAAAAGCACTTTGGTTTCTAAAGGTTTAGAGCAAGTTGAAGTAAGAGCAGGTGACGCTTTTAATGCTGATTTTGCTGAGGCAATTACCCAAATTCCAGCTCCGTCTGATAAATTAAAAGGGAAAATTGTTGATGTTATTGAAAAAGGATACAAATTAGGAGACAAAATTATTCGTTTCCCTAAAGTGGTTATCGGAAACTAA